ACTAGGCCAAAAAAACAACGTTCTAGAGCTGATAATGTGGTCCCTAATGTGATGTCAATGCATTCAGTAAGCCTTCTTGTTGAGGCAATCTTGCTTAAATCCAAGTCCTTAGAGGAACTCGGGCGATACACCGGTACCTTTTACAACACTCATAATCATATCTTAGAGCTTTTGATTATgtacaaatattttcaatcagaTACTTatagtttaaataattataatccAGTTCTACAAATTAGCATAGATAAATTACGAGTTCCAAAATGCAATTCATTATGCATGAGTGTTTTGGCAGTTACAGATACCGAATTTTAACATTACTGCTACTTTGTTATTCACCAGGGGCTGCAAACACGTGCAGCATAATTCTGGATATGGTTGAGTCTGCTCTTCCTAATGGAATGCCGGATGGCATCGCCGAAGAGTGTAAGTTGCAAGACATGTTCCACAGAGCAATTGAATTGCTTCCAACTCTATGGATCAAGGCAGGTAATTTAGACGAAGCTGTCATGGCTTATCGCCGTGCTTTGATCAAGCCGTGGAATATGGAGCCAGGAAAGTTGGCCAGTATGCAAAAAGATTTGGCCACCACACTACTCTATTGTGGTGCTGAAGTAGACCTGCCGCCACAATTACAAGCTAGGTCTCCAGCGACACCAAAGAGTAACATCGAAGAAGCAATACTTTTGCTATTAGTACTCATGGCAAAGATGGTGGTTCAGGAAATACAATGGGACAGTGAAACAGCGGATCATCTAACATTCGCACTTTCTGTTACCGGAATGTTTGAATCATTGGCTGATTATGTGGAGCAGATCCTTCCTGGTATCTATGATCGAGCCGAGAGATggtactttcttgctctttgttACAGTGCAGCTGGTCAGGACGAAGTGGCCTTGAATTTATTGAGGAAGTCTTGTGGTAGTTCTGAAGCAAATTGCAGACCCCATTTCCCTTCATTTTTGTTTGGTGCTAAACTGTGTTCCCGGTATCCAAACCATGCTCTTGAAGGCATTAAGTTTTCCCGCAAAGCTATCGATCTAGCAAAGCTTCAAAATAAGCATTTTTTGGGTCAGGGCAAAAAATTTCTGGGTGTTTGCTCCGGCACTGCGGCTAGAAGATCTGTGCTGGATTCTGAAAGAACTATATTTCAAAGAGAGTCTTTGAACTTTCTAAATGAGGCTGCTCTAAGTCAAAATGATGATCCTGAAGTGATCTTCAACCTTGGACTTGAAAATGCAATTCAAAGGAATCTTGATGCAGCTTTTGACAATATAATGATGTACTCAGATATGACTGTTGGTAGCTCGAAAAGAGGTTGGCAACTGTTAGCGCTCATAGTATCTGCACAACAGCGGTTTAAGGATTCAGAAACAATAGTTGATTTTGCGTTAGAAGATACTGAAAAGATTGACCAGTTAGAACTTCTGAGATTGAAAGCAGTACT
This portion of the Arachis duranensis cultivar V14167 chromosome 6, aradu.V14167.gnm2.J7QH, whole genome shotgun sequence genome encodes:
- the LOC107495806 gene encoding protein NPGR1; amino-acid sequence: MLCACSGEQFKFEEAPPQSPESLATRDFSASGLSSSRTGGDWDSKFDQNQVEEAESTLKEALSLNYEEARALLGRLEYQRGNFDAALQVFQGIEIKALTPRMIRAIAERTRPKKQRSRADNVVPNVMSMHSVSLLVEAILLKSKSLEELGRYTGAANTCSIILDMVESALPNGMPDGIAEECKLQDMFHRAIELLPTLWIKAGNLDEAVMAYRRALIKPWNMEPGKLASMQKDLATTLLYCGAEVDLPPQLQARSPATPKSNIEEAILLLLVLMAKMVVQEIQWDSETADHLTFALSVTGMFESLADYVEQILPGIYDRAERWYFLALCYSAAGQDEVALNLLRKSCGSSEANCRPHFPSFLFGAKLCSRYPNHALEGIKFSRKAIDLAKLQNKHFLGQGKKFLGVCSGTAARRSVLDSERTIFQRESLNFLNEAALSQNDDPEVIFNLGLENAIQRNLDAAFDNIMMYSDMTVGSSKRGWQLLALIVSAQQRFKDSETIVDFALEDTEKIDQLELLRLKAVLQIAQQKPKQAVETYRILLALIQAKKEPWHQDKKNFDQAKAFKHEALQERKLEMEAWQDLATIYADFSSFLDAKACLDKAQLIEFFSPRSWHITGMLFEAQSLYQEAFVSFSISLSIEPDYIPSIISSAELMIKLGMQSLPIARSFLMNALRIEPTNHDAWFNLGLVSKMEGSLQQAADFFQAAYELKLSAPVQKFE